One Burkholderia pyrrocinia DNA segment encodes these proteins:
- a CDS encoding LysR family transcriptional regulator, with amino-acid sequence MKQNFTVRQGALDGVEAFLSVARHRSFRRAAAELGVTPSAVSQAVRVLEERIGAALFIRTTRSVGLTEAGERFLSRAKPAFEELVAASEVARGLGQRPTGLLRLSVPRAVVPILLEPLIASFCRAYPEIEVEIAANEALVDLAAEGFDAGIRLGQFVAADMVAVPLTPPFRLVLVGSPAYFAGRSRPERVDDLREHACLRWRRSNGALAPWSFNDNDREIEVAVSGPLIAHDFPTLLGAAVEGLGLAQLPEPMVSEALKAGTLVHVLEPFAPVRPGVFLYYPGRRQIMPKLRAFIDHVKNHPPGPGKVPAHHAPERAGPRKNG; translated from the coding sequence ATGAAGCAGAACTTCACAGTCAGGCAAGGCGCACTCGATGGTGTGGAAGCGTTCCTCAGCGTTGCCCGGCATCGCAGTTTTCGCCGCGCAGCCGCCGAACTCGGCGTCACGCCGTCGGCCGTCAGCCAGGCCGTGCGTGTGCTTGAAGAACGCATTGGCGCCGCACTCTTCATCCGCACCACGCGCAGTGTCGGCCTGACGGAAGCCGGCGAACGATTTCTGTCGCGTGCCAAGCCAGCGTTCGAAGAGCTCGTCGCCGCCAGCGAGGTAGCCCGCGGTCTCGGCCAGCGGCCCACCGGACTGTTGCGACTTTCGGTGCCGCGCGCGGTGGTGCCGATCCTGCTGGAACCGCTGATTGCGTCCTTTTGCCGGGCGTATCCCGAGATCGAAGTCGAGATTGCCGCGAACGAGGCGCTGGTCGATCTCGCGGCGGAAGGGTTCGACGCCGGCATCCGCCTGGGCCAGTTCGTCGCCGCCGACATGGTCGCGGTGCCGTTGACGCCCCCGTTCCGTCTCGTCCTCGTCGGCAGTCCGGCCTACTTTGCAGGCCGCAGCCGTCCCGAACGCGTGGACGATCTGCGCGAACATGCGTGCTTGCGATGGCGGAGATCCAACGGTGCGCTCGCGCCGTGGTCATTCAACGACAACGACCGCGAGATCGAGGTCGCCGTATCGGGCCCGCTTATCGCGCATGATTTTCCCACCCTGCTGGGTGCGGCAGTCGAAGGCCTGGGCCTCGCGCAGCTACCTGAGCCCATGGTCTCGGAAGCGCTGAAAGCGGGAACCCTGGTGCACGTGCTGGAGCCGTTCGCGCCGGTGAGGCCGGGCGTGTTTCTCTACTATCCGGGCCGTCGGCAGATCATGCCGAAGCTGCGCGCGTTCATCGATCATGTGAAGAACCATCCGCCGGGTCCTGGCAAAGTCCCGGCGCATCATGCGCCGGAGCGTGCAGGACCGCGGAAAAACGGATGA
- a CDS encoding class I SAM-dependent methyltransferase has translation MNDALDGVREHYRATGLTERLKAALAVLGPEDQPFAPRQLDALDQFHTRGLAATDELAELVGITADMAVLDVGSGIGGPARVLAATRGCRVTGIDLSEPFVDAARYLAQRTGQSGQVSFRTASALDLPFDDGRFDVVLLQHVAMNIADRARLYREIRRVLKSDGKFATYDVVANGSELHYPVPWARTPATSFLMTADATREAIETAGFRTLTWQDDTEAAKAWTAQRRVSGPPPSPNLGIVLGPDFAQLFANLGRNLVEGRIGILTAVFEADATNTRNRMEAR, from the coding sequence ATGAACGATGCGCTTGATGGCGTGCGCGAGCACTATCGCGCGACCGGCCTGACCGAGCGGCTGAAAGCCGCACTCGCGGTGCTTGGACCGGAGGATCAACCGTTCGCACCGCGGCAACTGGACGCCCTCGACCAGTTTCACACCCGCGGGCTGGCTGCCACCGACGAGCTCGCCGAATTGGTCGGGATCACTGCCGACATGGCGGTGCTGGACGTCGGTTCGGGCATCGGCGGGCCGGCTCGCGTTCTGGCTGCAACCCGTGGCTGTCGGGTGACGGGGATCGATCTCAGCGAGCCGTTCGTGGATGCCGCGCGCTATCTCGCGCAGCGCACCGGGCAGAGCGGGCAGGTGTCGTTTCGTACCGCCAGCGCGCTGGATCTTCCGTTCGACGACGGTCGTTTCGATGTCGTGCTGCTGCAGCATGTGGCGATGAACATCGCCGATCGCGCACGGCTTTATCGGGAGATCCGGCGCGTGCTGAAATCCGACGGCAAATTCGCGACGTACGACGTCGTCGCAAACGGCAGCGAACTGCACTATCCCGTTCCGTGGGCGCGAACCCCGGCCACGAGCTTCCTGATGACGGCCGACGCAACACGCGAGGCCATCGAGACAGCAGGTTTCCGCACGCTGACATGGCAAGACGACACGGAGGCCGCAAAAGCGTGGACCGCCCAACGGCGCGTGTCCGGGCCGCCACCGTCGCCGAATCTCGGCATCGTGCTGGGGCCGGACTTCGCGCAACTGTTCGCGAACCTGGGACGCAATCTCGTCGAAGGCCGGATCGGCATTCTCACTGCGGTGTTCGAGGCCGACGCCACGAATACCCGGAACCGCATGGAGGCCCGCTGA
- a CDS encoding 2,4'-dihydroxyacetophenone dioxygenase family protein: MTQPPAPLSTDLPPISCLPGDALPWLPMSADLPGLAIKYLHINAAEDTLTALLKMPAGSTLPRHRHDGEVFVHTLQGAWRYLEYDWIAHAGSTVLEPAGSVHTPETLGAPGEDVITLNVMRGDLVLLDDDSRETARENCRVALLRQRKHARTAPEAAVAFVTR, encoded by the coding sequence ATGACGCAGCCGCCCGCCCCGCTCTCCACCGACCTGCCGCCGATCTCGTGCCTGCCCGGCGACGCGCTGCCGTGGCTGCCGATGAGCGCCGACCTGCCGGGGCTGGCGATCAAGTACCTGCACATCAACGCGGCCGAGGACACGCTGACCGCGCTGCTGAAGATGCCGGCCGGCAGCACGCTGCCGCGCCATCGCCATGACGGCGAGGTGTTCGTCCACACGCTGCAGGGCGCGTGGCGCTACCTGGAATACGACTGGATCGCGCATGCCGGCTCGACGGTGCTCGAACCGGCCGGCTCGGTGCATACGCCGGAAACGCTCGGCGCGCCGGGCGAGGACGTGATCACGCTGAACGTGATGCGCGGCGATCTCGTGCTGCTCGACGACGACAGCCGCGAGACCGCCCGCGAGAATTGCCGCGTCGCGCTGCTGCGCCAGCGCAAGCATGCGCGGACGGCGCCGGAAGCCGCCGTGGCGTTCGTGACGCGCTGA
- a CDS encoding MarR family winged helix-turn-helix transcriptional regulator, giving the protein MNTPPSSSDALPLAGLAGELRISVGKLMRRMREQTHPNDLTSSQKSVLLRLDRDGPATVSALARAESVRPQSMRVTVATLEALGAVSGAPDPTDGRQTLIALTPGFRKVLQANRAAKDDWLFRALHAQLSEQEQAELAAAVKLLQRLAEFQDPARP; this is encoded by the coding sequence ATGAACACGCCACCGTCATCCTCCGACGCGCTCCCACTGGCCGGTCTCGCCGGCGAACTCCGCATCTCGGTCGGCAAGCTGATGCGGCGGATGCGGGAGCAGACCCACCCGAACGACCTCACGTCTTCCCAGAAATCGGTATTGCTGCGGCTCGATCGCGACGGCCCCGCGACCGTGTCGGCGCTCGCGCGCGCCGAAAGCGTGCGTCCGCAGTCGATGCGCGTGACGGTCGCGACGCTGGAGGCGCTGGGTGCCGTCAGCGGCGCGCCCGATCCGACCGACGGCCGGCAGACGCTGATCGCGCTCACACCCGGTTTCCGCAAGGTGCTGCAGGCCAACCGCGCGGCCAAGGACGACTGGCTGTTCCGCGCGCTGCACGCGCAACTGTCGGAGCAGGAACAGGCCGAGCTTGCAGCGGCCGTGAAGCTGCTGCAGCGGCTCGCCGAATTCCAGGACCCGGCGCGCCCTTGA
- a CDS encoding MFS transporter — translation MKAAPFPAGIVPSSAAWRGLLWIVPLTVLWIGLIYWQPAIPASGVPVTAHQLAVHVVVAIGLWLGLERTGLTPGQRSTTWLAVMIPYTLWFAVAWSATIDGTFRAGTPDSPPLLPLAIVLPVLIGAPLLLLSRRVGQVLDAMPATWLVAIQLYRVFGGWVLAAWLHGGMPGVFALPAGIGDVLTGVFAVPAAIAVATGTAEGRKAAIMWNLFGLADFAIAITLGMITSPGRFQLIVPNVPSIGAGVYPDVLTPAFVVPTSILLHALSLRQLIRRSAD, via the coding sequence ATGAAAGCCGCTCCTTTTCCTGCCGGTATCGTCCCGTCGAGTGCCGCCTGGCGCGGCTTGCTCTGGATCGTACCGCTGACGGTCTTGTGGATCGGCCTGATCTACTGGCAGCCGGCTATCCCGGCGAGCGGCGTTCCAGTCACCGCTCACCAACTGGCGGTCCATGTAGTCGTCGCGATCGGTTTATGGCTCGGCCTCGAACGCACCGGCCTGACGCCGGGCCAACGCAGCACGACCTGGCTTGCGGTCATGATTCCGTACACGCTCTGGTTCGCTGTCGCGTGGAGCGCGACCATCGATGGCACGTTCCGCGCGGGCACGCCGGACTCGCCGCCTTTGCTGCCGTTGGCGATTGTTCTGCCGGTGCTGATCGGCGCGCCACTGTTGCTGTTGTCGAGGCGGGTCGGGCAGGTGCTCGATGCGATGCCGGCGACGTGGCTCGTCGCGATTCAGCTTTACCGCGTATTCGGCGGTTGGGTGCTCGCCGCGTGGCTGCATGGAGGGATGCCCGGCGTGTTCGCGTTGCCGGCGGGAATCGGCGACGTGCTGACCGGCGTGTTCGCCGTGCCGGCGGCAATCGCCGTCGCAACCGGCACGGCCGAGGGGCGGAAGGCGGCGATCATGTGGAATCTCTTCGGCCTCGCGGATTTCGCTATCGCGATCACGTTGGGAATGATCACGTCGCCCGGCCGGTTCCAGTTAATCGTTCCGAATGTGCCAAGCATCGGTGCCGGTGTTTATCCGGATGTGTTGACCCCGGCGTTCGTGGTGCCGACCTCGATCCTGCTGCACGCGCTGTCGCTGCGCCAGTTGATCCGACGGTCCGCTGACTAA
- a CDS encoding LysR substrate-binding domain-containing protein, with the protein MLQAHFLRERRCELVIARPFAAAPGPDMNGEPLFREQFRIVVSNRSERARKRRRPSLADLVDAPWILSPNEVGLHSPIVEAFQAIGAAPPTARALTGSLNLRRTLLRTGRFVTVMPHSLLRFGPDQEWIKVLPIDLPDRPADLDCTDDADHAAEPDTEPRCRAVRRARTRAGQSARRGLIAVIAVGGADALYRRLRGVGWVVVSVPEIRATRVEFRPADCDPTRSFDLP; encoded by the coding sequence GTGCTGCAGGCCCACTTCCTGCGCGAGCGACGCTGCGAGCTGGTGATTGCGAGGCCATTCGCTGCGGCACCCGGTCCGGACATGAACGGCGAACCGCTGTTTCGCGAACAGTTTCGGATCGTCGTGTCGAACCGCAGCGAACGGGCCAGAAAGCGGCGCCGCCCCTCGCTCGCCGATCTTGTCGACGCACCGTGGATCCTGTCGCCGAACGAGGTCGGGCTGCATTCGCCGATCGTTGAAGCATTCCAGGCGATCGGCGCGGCTCCGCCGACCGCCCGCGCGCTGACCGGATCGCTGAATCTGCGGCGCACGTTGCTTCGCACCGGGCGTTTCGTTACGGTCATGCCGCACTCGCTGCTGCGCTTCGGCCCCGATCAGGAATGGATCAAGGTGCTGCCGATCGACCTGCCGGATCGACCTGCCGACCTGGACTGTACCGACGATGCTGATCACGCTGCGGAACCGGACACGGAGCCCCGTTGCCGAGCGGTTCGCCGCGCACGCACGCGTGCTGGCCAGAGCGCTCGCCGCGGATTGATCGCCGTCATTGCCGTGGGCGGTGCCGATGCACTGTATCGGCGCTTGCGTGGCGTCGGATGGGTCGTTGTCTCGGTGCCTGAGATTCGCGCAACGCGCGTGGAATTTCGTCCGGCGGATTGCGACCCAACTCGGTCTTTCGACCTGCCGTGA
- a CDS encoding aspartate aminotransferase family protein, whose protein sequence is MTDITTAAQQDDTTIRTDAAWLDAHWMPFTANRQFKADPRMIVSGQGAYYTDAEGRKIFDGLSGLWCTGLGHGRTEIVEAVSRQVAQLDYAPAFQFGHPKSFELANKIKDLTPAGLDYVFFTGSGSEAADTSLKLARAYWRAKGKGTKTRLIGREKGYHGVNFGGISVGGIGPNRKLFGQGLDADFLPHTQLAENKFSRGMPEHGAELADRLLDLIALHDASNIAAVIVEPFSGSAGVVVPPKGYLKRLRDICTAHDILLIFDEVITGFGRAGAMTGADAFGVTPDILNFAKQVTNGVQPLGGVVATKEIYDTFMAAGGPEYMLEFPHGYTYSAHPVACAAGVAALDLLEKEDAVARVRDLAPHFEAAVHGLKGQRHIADIRNYGLAAGLTIAALPGEPARRPYEIAMRCWSKGFYVRYGGDTIQLAPPFISEKREIDNLVNALSDALNEVD, encoded by the coding sequence ATGACCGACATCACCACCGCCGCGCAGCAGGACGACACGACCATCCGCACCGACGCCGCCTGGCTCGACGCGCACTGGATGCCGTTCACGGCCAACCGCCAGTTCAAGGCCGATCCGCGCATGATCGTGTCGGGCCAGGGCGCGTATTACACGGACGCCGAAGGCCGCAAGATCTTCGACGGCCTGTCGGGTCTGTGGTGCACGGGCCTCGGTCATGGCCGCACGGAAATCGTCGAAGCCGTGAGCCGCCAGGTCGCGCAGCTCGACTACGCGCCGGCGTTCCAGTTCGGCCATCCGAAGTCGTTCGAGCTCGCCAACAAGATCAAGGACCTGACGCCGGCCGGCCTCGACTATGTGTTCTTCACGGGGTCGGGCTCGGAAGCGGCCGACACGTCGCTGAAGCTGGCCCGCGCGTACTGGCGCGCGAAGGGCAAGGGCACCAAGACGCGCCTGATCGGCCGCGAGAAGGGCTACCACGGCGTGAACTTCGGCGGCATCTCGGTCGGCGGGATCGGGCCGAACCGCAAGCTGTTCGGCCAGGGCCTCGACGCCGATTTCCTGCCGCACACGCAACTCGCCGAGAACAAGTTCTCGCGCGGGATGCCCGAACACGGCGCCGAGCTGGCCGATCGCCTGCTCGACCTGATCGCGCTGCACGACGCATCGAATATCGCGGCCGTGATCGTCGAGCCGTTCTCCGGTTCGGCGGGCGTGGTCGTGCCGCCGAAGGGTTATCTGAAGCGCCTGCGCGACATCTGTACCGCGCACGACATCCTGCTGATCTTCGACGAGGTCATCACGGGCTTCGGCCGCGCCGGCGCGATGACGGGCGCCGACGCATTCGGCGTGACGCCGGACATCCTGAACTTCGCGAAGCAGGTGACGAACGGCGTGCAGCCGCTCGGTGGCGTGGTCGCGACGAAGGAAATCTACGACACGTTCATGGCCGCAGGCGGCCCCGAATACATGCTCGAGTTCCCGCACGGCTACACGTATTCGGCACACCCGGTCGCGTGCGCGGCCGGCGTCGCGGCGCTGGATCTGCTCGAGAAGGAAGACGCGGTGGCCCGCGTGCGCGATCTCGCGCCGCATTTCGAGGCGGCCGTGCACGGGCTGAAGGGCCAGCGCCATATCGCGGACATCCGCAACTACGGCCTCGCGGCCGGCCTGACGATCGCGGCGCTGCCGGGCGAACCGGCACGGCGCCCGTACGAGATCGCGATGCGCTGCTGGTCGAAGGGTTTCTACGTGCGCTACGGCGGCGACACGATCCAGCTCGCGCCGCCGTTCATCTCGGAAAAGCGCGAGATCGACAATCTGGTCAACGCGTTGTCCGATGCGCTGAACGAAGTGGACTGA
- a CDS encoding LysR family transcriptional regulator: MQAKKPKSRALLGQLSDMDLRLLRVFKGVVQCGGMAAAELELNIGISTISRHVKDLETRVGLVLCRRGRAGFTLTPEGQTVYEETLRLLASMEAFRSRIDGIHDRMGGELHVAVFDKTATNANARLGDAIRQFADEAPDVALNLHVASINEVERGIIDGSYQVGIIPAHRNSGSLVYSELFDERMLLYCGRQHPLYDAPHGKLTWTTIRDHAFAGLGFHSPNMELSHRAKLTRGATASDQESIATLILSGRYLGFLPDHYAESFENKGLMQPIAPHRFNYRCRFVSLLRRSPRPSRAALLFQSCLEAAHATARPAA, encoded by the coding sequence ATGCAAGCAAAGAAACCGAAGAGCCGCGCGCTGCTCGGGCAGCTCAGCGACATGGATCTCCGCCTGCTGCGGGTTTTCAAGGGCGTCGTGCAGTGCGGCGGGATGGCGGCGGCCGAACTGGAACTGAATATCGGCATCTCGACGATCAGCCGGCACGTGAAGGATCTGGAAACGCGCGTCGGCCTCGTGCTGTGCCGGCGCGGCCGCGCGGGCTTCACGCTGACGCCCGAGGGGCAGACGGTGTACGAGGAGACGCTGCGGCTGCTCGCGTCGATGGAAGCATTTCGCAGCAGGATCGACGGCATACACGACCGGATGGGCGGCGAACTGCACGTCGCGGTGTTCGACAAGACGGCCACCAACGCGAACGCGCGGCTCGGCGATGCGATCCGCCAGTTCGCGGACGAGGCACCCGACGTCGCGCTGAACCTGCATGTCGCGTCGATCAACGAGGTCGAGCGCGGGATCATCGACGGCAGTTACCAGGTCGGGATCATTCCCGCGCACCGCAACTCGGGCAGCCTCGTGTATTCGGAACTGTTCGACGAACGGATGCTGCTGTACTGCGGCCGCCAGCATCCGCTCTACGATGCGCCGCACGGCAAGCTCACGTGGACGACGATCCGCGACCATGCGTTCGCCGGGCTCGGCTTCCATTCGCCGAACATGGAACTGAGCCATCGCGCGAAGCTTACGCGCGGCGCGACCGCGTCGGACCAGGAGTCGATCGCGACGCTGATCCTGTCCGGCCGTTATCTCGGCTTCCTGCCCGATCATTACGCGGAAAGCTTCGAAAACAAGGGGCTGATGCAGCCGATCGCGCCGCACCGGTTCAACTACCGGTGCCGGTTCGTGAGCCTGCTGCGGCGCTCGCCGCGGCCGTCGCGGGCGGCGCTGCTGTTCCAGTCGTGCCTCGAAGCCGCGCATGCGACGGCCCGGCCGGCGGCGTAG
- a CDS encoding MFS transporter, which yields MSVPAAGVFRSLRSFNYRVWAIGALVSNIGTWIQRTAQDWLVLTQLTHHDASAVGTVMALQFGPQLLLLPWTGYAADRFDQRKLLMVTQGLMGVLALALGALTVTGVARLEHVYVFAFLFGCASAFDAPVRQTFVAELVGDRELANAVALNSTSFNAARMIGPAAAGFLIASIGTGWAFLANGLSFFAVLASLSLLREDELRANVRAGRSRSGLLDGFRYVWRRDDLKAILVMLFLIGTFGLNFQLFISTMAASVFHVDARGFGVLSSMMAVGTVSGALLAARREQPRFRHLWFGAVLFGLGCALAALAPGYWLFGAALVLTGIAAITFMNSTNSLMQLSTEPAMRGRVMALRLAVALGGTPIGAPVAGWVANHLGPRWALGVGAASGFAAALVATHFVKRSRARPRAGGAVDQGDGA from the coding sequence ATGAGCGTGCCGGCAGCAGGCGTGTTCCGCTCGCTTCGCAGTTTCAACTATCGCGTATGGGCGATCGGCGCGCTGGTGTCGAACATCGGCACGTGGATCCAGCGCACCGCGCAGGACTGGCTCGTCCTCACGCAGCTCACGCATCACGACGCGTCGGCGGTCGGCACGGTGATGGCGCTGCAGTTCGGGCCGCAGCTCCTGCTGTTGCCGTGGACCGGTTACGCGGCCGATCGTTTCGACCAGCGCAAGCTGCTGATGGTGACGCAGGGGTTGATGGGCGTGCTGGCGCTGGCGCTCGGCGCGCTGACGGTCACGGGCGTCGCGCGGCTCGAGCATGTGTACGTGTTCGCGTTCCTGTTCGGCTGTGCGTCGGCATTCGACGCGCCCGTGCGGCAGACCTTCGTCGCGGAACTGGTCGGCGACCGCGAGCTGGCGAACGCGGTCGCGCTCAATTCGACGTCGTTCAATGCCGCGCGGATGATCGGCCCGGCGGCGGCGGGCTTCCTGATCGCGTCGATCGGCACGGGCTGGGCGTTCCTCGCCAACGGGCTCAGCTTCTTCGCGGTGCTGGCATCGCTGTCGCTGCTTCGGGAGGACGAATTGCGCGCGAATGTGCGGGCGGGCCGCTCGCGCAGCGGCCTGCTCGACGGGTTCCGCTATGTGTGGCGGCGCGACGACCTGAAGGCGATCCTCGTGATGCTGTTCCTGATCGGCACGTTCGGGCTCAATTTCCAGTTGTTCATCTCGACGATGGCGGCCAGCGTGTTTCACGTCGACGCGCGCGGCTTCGGCGTCCTGTCGTCGATGATGGCGGTCGGCACGGTCTCGGGCGCGCTGCTCGCGGCACGCCGCGAGCAGCCGCGTTTCCGGCATCTGTGGTTCGGCGCGGTGCTGTTCGGGCTCGGCTGCGCGCTCGCCGCGCTGGCGCCGGGCTACTGGCTGTTCGGGGCCGCGCTCGTGCTGACCGGGATCGCCGCGATCACCTTCATGAACTCGACCAACAGCCTGATGCAACTGTCCACCGAGCCGGCGATGCGCGGACGCGTGATGGCGCTGCGGCTCGCGGTCGCGCTCGGCGGCACCCCGATCGGCGCGCCGGTGGCGGGCTGGGTCGCGAACCATCTCGGCCCGCGCTGGGCGCTCGGCGTTGGCGCGGCATCCGGCTTTGCGGCCGCGCTCGTCGCGACGCATTTCGTGAAGCGCAGCCGGGCCAGACCGCGCGCGGGCGGCGCGGTCGATCAGGGCGACGGCGCGTGA